A genomic window from Calditrichota bacterium includes:
- a CDS encoding MBL fold metallo-hydrolase encodes MFIQTPQKLSEHVHFIGSPMVCNFVIDAPEASLIDAGYTASAPELEAELTRILGAVDRLRFLFLTHSHYDHVGSVAFLKRINPQLTVVGHPRLQKIFSNPGALSLIRELNAQAERFSPLSEAYREKTRIDHLTLDRPVEDGETFQLGSGITLQAMYSPGHTRDCTWYYLLPDRVLFGGDGLGVYTGDGSVMAEFTSSFESLMASLRRLQTLDIEILALPHSGVVVGNQAVKEHIQKTLDENQRYHDRILRGLQEHHGNHQKVVTDMIREEYATRGIYQPEEAFRLNLEAMVRVVARELNR; translated from the coding sequence ATGTTTATTCAGACCCCTCAAAAACTCAGCGAACATGTACACTTTATCGGCAGTCCCATGGTGTGTAACTTCGTGATCGATGCACCGGAAGCCTCCCTCATCGATGCCGGATACACCGCTTCGGCGCCGGAACTGGAAGCAGAGCTCACGCGCATTCTGGGTGCGGTCGACCGGCTTCGGTTTCTCTTTCTTACACATTCTCATTACGATCACGTCGGAAGCGTGGCGTTTCTCAAGCGAATCAACCCACAGCTTACGGTTGTCGGGCACCCCCGCCTGCAAAAAATTTTTTCCAATCCCGGTGCACTTTCGCTCATTCGGGAACTCAATGCTCAGGCAGAACGCTTTTCTCCTCTTTCGGAAGCGTACCGTGAAAAAACACGCATCGATCATCTTACACTGGACCGGCCGGTTGAAGACGGCGAGACTTTCCAATTGGGCAGCGGAATAACCCTCCAGGCGATGTACTCTCCGGGGCACACCCGCGACTGCACCTGGTACTATCTGCTCCCCGACCGGGTTCTCTTCGGGGGAGACGGCCTGGGCGTGTACACCGGCGACGGCAGCGTGATGGCCGAATTTACATCCAGCTTTGAGAGTTTAATGGCCTCCCTCCGGCGGCTGCAAACCCTGGATATTGAGATTCTGGCCCTGCCTCACAGCGGTGTGGTCGTGGGGAACCAGGCCGTCAAAGAGCATATTCAAAAAACCCTGGATGAAAACCAGCGTTACCACGACCGTATTCTACGAGGCCTGCAAGAACACCACGGAAATCATCAAAAAGTGGTCACCGACATGATCCGGGAGGAATACGCAACCCGCGGCATTTATCAACCGGAAGAAGCCTTTCGGCTTAATCTGGAGGCCATGGTCCGGGTGGTGGCCCGGGAACTGAACCGTTGA